The following are encoded in a window of Acidobacteriota bacterium genomic DNA:
- a CDS encoding translocation/assembly module TamB domain-containing protein, which translates to MSEASPPPANASEAGAPPSGSGRRTLRWVRRLLAVAAAVVAAMLLLVITIDLGRFPQVKPFVERRASDYLERPMHVGRVSATLVPGVFALDDVVIEGKHAGDRPFFTAGRIYAVVSPWTLVRRQVTVWLWLTSWHMVIENWADGSSQPRLTPKGPPSGRKSPFTVTVNVFANRGHFTYDDHLTPWSVDAPNLQFALVRAENLKQYVGTASFSGGAVAIQSYRPMKTDLSTRFVLDGPRVSLHHIDLVTDGSVSHVSGNVDFTRWPEQTYNVQSTVDFETMRGIFFANEAWRLRGQGEFTGVFHLFKGGRRLAGEFTSEDASVNGLEFHRLHGALEWTPAHFVVPHGEADLLGGETRFSYAIAPLGQPGGSTMTFTAEYRDVALLQVNQLASLKSLELAGRADGSFNLTWPSGRFGSERRGHGHTVVRAPDGVEVASAELSPVPRAIVEEPEPFVAARPLTPLPVAADVEYDLGPDGWTFQDSWAATPFTYVRFNGRLGGTGASEFPFRVTSHDWQESDRVLARIMTALAGPTSAIQVGGRGTFDGVMTGSFSAPRIAGRAYGESTRVWDVTWGTAQADVVIEGGYVDIRNSRVTNGSGGAIVADGRYALGFRRDDREEIAARVRLTAWPMVDLRHAFQLDDWPVDGVIGEADLQLEGQYRRMFGAGRLRIDRGAAWGERFEDAQGDLELEGTGLRVHRIEMRKGPGLIRGDARIGWDGTYAFQADGEAVAVEQLDAFKLEQAPLSGRLRFTATGAGAFSSPTYAFRGVIDDLFAGDQGVGRVQGQFRVAGRTLVIERVVANSGLLDVDARGAISLDELYDGTLHFRFTESSLDPYLKFVAPAISPYTRAIVSGSLDVSGPLRTPMDLTVGVTIDDAALTLYDYELRNDGAVQLAFGEGGFAIQRFALRGSDTSLVLSGGADVRGRRWHMSAAGDASLSILQLFFQGITTSGGATLNAALEGSFEAPALTGQAVVANGRLRPLASIHSLEAINGPITFDGTAIRMDGLTGRIGGGDVTFGGTVAIDGYRLSEYNLTAVGRAMRLRYPAGFTSTVNMDLVLGGPLAAPRLTGTVDVLRAQLTSGVVDGDLLGLAAAGAAGGGGTGEAGGASLAEQGTALQLDIQVRAPRMAFVNTKTARIEGSADLRIGGTFDRPSMTGAIDIAGGEWLFNGNRYFIREGSVDFANPNQVEPIFDLRAETRPRLSGQTYNIDIRITGQFDQLTPTLTSDPFLPEADILALIFGALPNADTAEQRALLSPQESQQRWMQTAMATLLASPISSRVGEVVERFSSLDTVQITPLLESEVAFQQFNPTARITLGKRIAPRVFLTYSRTVGTSALRDEIIVLEYDQNDRVSWVLSRNEDRTLALDFRIRYLR; encoded by the coding sequence CGCCATCGGGAAGCGGTCGCCGCACGCTGCGTTGGGTCAGGCGGCTGCTGGCCGTCGCCGCCGCCGTGGTGGCGGCGATGCTGCTGCTCGTCATCACGATCGATCTGGGCCGGTTCCCGCAGGTCAAGCCCTTCGTCGAACGCCGCGCCTCGGACTACCTCGAGCGGCCGATGCACGTCGGCCGCGTGAGCGCCACGCTCGTGCCCGGCGTCTTCGCGCTGGACGATGTCGTCATCGAGGGGAAGCACGCGGGCGATCGGCCGTTCTTCACGGCGGGCCGGATCTACGCCGTCGTGTCGCCGTGGACGCTCGTCCGCCGCCAGGTCACCGTGTGGCTGTGGCTGACGAGCTGGCACATGGTGATCGAGAACTGGGCCGACGGATCGAGCCAGCCGCGCCTGACGCCGAAGGGGCCGCCGAGCGGGCGGAAATCGCCGTTCACCGTCACCGTCAACGTGTTCGCGAACCGCGGGCACTTCACCTACGACGACCACCTGACGCCCTGGTCGGTCGACGCGCCGAACCTGCAGTTCGCGCTCGTCCGGGCGGAGAACTTGAAGCAGTACGTCGGCACGGCGTCGTTCTCCGGCGGCGCGGTCGCGATCCAGAGCTATCGGCCGATGAAGACGGATCTGAGCACGCGGTTCGTCCTCGACGGCCCGCGCGTGTCGCTCCACCACATCGACCTCGTCACCGACGGCAGCGTCTCGCACGTCAGCGGCAACGTGGACTTCACGCGCTGGCCCGAGCAGACCTACAACGTCCAGTCCACGGTCGATTTCGAGACGATGCGCGGCATCTTCTTCGCGAACGAGGCGTGGCGGCTCCGGGGCCAGGGGGAGTTCACCGGCGTGTTCCACCTCTTCAAGGGCGGCCGCCGGCTCGCGGGCGAGTTCACGAGCGAGGATGCGAGCGTGAACGGCCTGGAGTTCCACCGGCTCCACGGCGCGCTCGAGTGGACGCCCGCGCACTTCGTCGTGCCGCACGGCGAAGCCGACCTGCTCGGCGGCGAGACGCGGTTCAGCTACGCGATCGCGCCGCTCGGCCAGCCCGGCGGATCGACGATGACCTTCACCGCGGAGTACCGGGACGTCGCGCTCCTCCAGGTCAATCAGCTCGCGAGCCTGAAGAGCCTGGAGCTCGCCGGCCGCGCCGACGGCAGCTTCAATCTGACGTGGCCGAGCGGCAGGTTCGGCTCGGAACGGCGCGGGCACGGTCACACCGTCGTCCGAGCGCCCGACGGCGTGGAGGTCGCCAGTGCCGAGCTCTCGCCGGTGCCGCGCGCGATCGTCGAGGAGCCGGAGCCGTTCGTCGCCGCCCGGCCGCTGACGCCGCTCCCGGTCGCGGCCGACGTCGAGTACGACCTCGGTCCCGATGGCTGGACGTTCCAGGACAGTTGGGCGGCGACGCCGTTCACCTACGTGCGGTTCAACGGCCGGCTCGGGGGCACGGGCGCGTCGGAGTTTCCGTTTCGCGTGACGAGCCACGACTGGCAGGAGAGCGATCGCGTGCTCGCGCGGATCATGACCGCCCTCGCCGGGCCGACGAGCGCGATCCAGGTCGGCGGCCGCGGCACGTTCGACGGCGTGATGACCGGCAGCTTCTCGGCGCCGCGGATCGCCGGCCGCGCCTACGGCGAGTCGACGCGCGTCTGGGACGTCACCTGGGGCACGGCGCAGGCCGACGTCGTCATCGAAGGCGGCTACGTCGACATCAGGAACAGCCGCGTGACGAACGGGAGCGGCGGCGCCATCGTGGCCGACGGCCGGTACGCGCTCGGCTTCCGCCGGGACGACCGCGAGGAGATCGCGGCGCGCGTGCGGCTGACCGCGTGGCCCATGGTCGATCTGCGTCACGCGTTCCAGCTCGACGACTGGCCGGTCGACGGCGTGATCGGCGAAGCCGATCTGCAGCTCGAGGGGCAGTACCGGCGGATGTTCGGCGCCGGGCGGCTGCGCATCGATCGCGGCGCGGCCTGGGGCGAGCGGTTCGAGGACGCGCAGGGCGATCTCGAGCTCGAGGGCACGGGCCTGCGCGTGCACCGGATCGAGATGCGCAAGGGCCCCGGCCTCATCCGCGGCGACGCGCGCATCGGCTGGGACGGCACGTACGCGTTTCAAGCCGACGGCGAGGCCGTCGCGGTCGAGCAGCTCGACGCCTTCAAGCTCGAGCAGGCGCCGCTGTCGGGCCGGCTGCGGTTCACCGCGACGGGCGCCGGCGCGTTCTCGTCGCCGACGTACGCGTTCCGCGGCGTGATCGACGACCTGTTCGCCGGCGACCAGGGCGTCGGCCGCGTGCAGGGGCAGTTCCGCGTCGCGGGCCGCACGCTCGTCATCGAGCGCGTCGTCGCCAACTCGGGCCTGCTCGACGTGGACGCGCGCGGCGCGATCTCGCTCGACGAGCTGTACGACGGCACCCTGCACTTCCGGTTCACCGAGAGCTCGCTCGATCCGTATCTGAAGTTCGTCGCGCCCGCCATCTCTCCCTATACGCGGGCGATCGTCAGCGGGTCGCTCGACGTGTCGGGGCCGCTGCGCACGCCCATGGACCTCACCGTGGGCGTCACGATCGACGATGCCGCGCTGACGCTGTACGACTACGAGCTGCGGAACGACGGCGCCGTGCAGCTCGCGTTCGGCGAGGGCGGCTTCGCCATCCAGCGGTTCGCGCTCCGCGGCAGCGACACCAGCCTGGTTCTCTCGGGCGGCGCCGACGTGCGCGGCCGCCGCTGGCACATGAGCGCCGCCGGCGACGCGAGTCTGTCGATCCTGCAGCTCTTCTTCCAGGGCATCACGACGTCGGGCGGCGCGACGCTGAACGCCGCCCTCGAAGGCTCGTTCGAGGCGCCGGCGCTCACCGGCCAGGCCGTCGTCGCGAACGGACGCCTCCGGCCGCTCGCGTCGATCCACAGCCTCGAGGCGATCAACGGGCCGATCACGTTCGACGGGACGGCGATCCGCATGGACGGCCTGACGGGCCGGATCGGCGGCGGCGACGTGACGTTCGGCGGCACCGTCGCGATCGACGGCTACCGCCTCTCCGAGTACAACCTCACCGCGGTCGGCCGCGCGATGCGGCTGCGCTATCCGGCCGGCTTCACCTCGACCGTGAACATGGACCTCGTGCTGGGCGGCCCGCTCGCCGCGCCGCGGCTCACCGGCACGGTGGACGTGCTGCGCGCGCAGCTCACGAGCGGCGTCGTCGACGGCGACCTCCTGGGCCTGGCCGCCGCCGGGGCGGCCGGCGGCGGGGGCACGGGCGAGGCGGGCGGCGCATCGCTCGCCGAGCAGGGCACGGCCCTGCAGCTCGACATCCAGGTGCGCGCGCCGCGCATGGCGTTCGTGAACACGAAGACCGCCCGCATCGAGGGATCGGCCGACCTGCGCATCGGGGGCACGTTCGATCGGCCGTCGATGACGGGCGCCATCGACATCGCCGGCGGTGAGTGGCTGTTCAACGGCAACCGCTACTTCATCCGCGAAGGATCGGTCGACTTCGCGAACCCGAACCAGGTGGAGCCGATCTTCGATCTGCGGGCCGAGACGCGGCCGCGGCTGAGCGGGCAGACCTACAACATCGACATCCGGATCACCGGGCAGTTCGATCAACTGACGCCGACGCTGACCTCGGATCCGTTCCTGCCCGAGGCCGACATCCTGGCGCTCATCTTCGGCGCGCTGCCGAACGCCGACACGGCCGAGCAGCGCGCGCTGCTGTCGCCGCAGGAATCGCAGCAGCGCTGGATGCAGACGGCGATGGCGACGCTGCTGGCCAGCCCGATCTCGTCGCGCGTCGGCGAGGTCGTCGAGCGCTTCTCCTCGCTCGACACGGTGCAGATCACGCCGCTGCTCGAGAGCGAGGTCGCGTTCCAGCAGTTCAACCCGACCGCGCGCATCACCCTCGGCAAGCGGATCGCCCCGCGCGTGTTCCTGACCTACTCCCGCACGGTCGGCACCTCCGCGCTCCGCGACGAGATCATCGTGCTCGAGTACGACCAGAACGACCGCGTGTCGTGGGTGCTCTCGCGGAACGAAGATCGCACCCTGGCGCTCGACTTCCGCATCCGGTATCTCCGTTGA